In Chaetodon trifascialis isolate fChaTrf1 chromosome 6, fChaTrf1.hap1, whole genome shotgun sequence, one DNA window encodes the following:
- the LOC139332822 gene encoding fibroblast growth factor 10-like: MIRWAAGGSKAASASSCSRAGLGARSGSGTSSRVRFSALLSSLSLPLLVALVVFSFSLPGAACHQLRRDRLRLANPRTLRAPLNISETEVFSRPRATGGPLGRTGGPQGRHVRSYNHLQGDIRKRKLFSFQKFFLRIDKNGKVNGTKIKDDPFSILEITSVDVGVVAIKGVNSSYYLAISRKGELYGAREFGVDCTLKERIEENGYNTYASAEWRNKKRQMFVGLNVHGKPLRGKKTRRKNTATHFLPIAV; this comes from the exons ATGATCAGATGGGCTGCTGGAGGGAGtaaggctgcctctgcctcgTCCTGCTCCAGGGCTGGGTTAGGGGCTCGTTCTGGTTCTGGAACCAGTTCCAGAGTAAGGTTCTCAGCGCTGCTTTCCTCCCTGTCTTTGCCTCTCCTGGTTGCCCTGGTggttttctccttctccctccccgGGGCGGCCTGCCATCAGCTCcgcagagacagactgaggctCGCCAACCCACGAACTCTCAGGGCTCCACTGAACATTTCTGAGACTGAGGTCTTCTCTAGGCCCAGGGCTACTGGGGGACCCCTGGGTCGGACTGGGGGACCGCAGGGTAGGCATGTGCGCAGCTACAATCATCTCCAAGGGGACATACGGAAGAGGAAGCTGTTCTCTTTCCAGAAGTTTTTCCTGAGGATCGATAAGAATGGAAAGGTCAATGGAACCAAGATCAAGGATGATCCCTTCA GTATTCTGGAAATCACATCGGTGGACGTGGGAGTGGTGGCCATCAAAGGGGTGAACAGCAGCTACTATCTGGCTATCAGCAGGAAGGGAGAACTGTACGGAGCG agaGAGTTCGGCGTCGACTGCACCCTGAAGGAGCGGATTGAGGAGAACGGCTACAACACATACGCGTCAGCGGAGTGGAGGAACAAGAAGCGGCAGATGTTTGTGGGTCTGAATGTCCACGGGAAGCCGCTGAGAGGGAAGAAAACCCGCAGGAAGAACACGGCCACCCACTTCCTTCCAATTGCGGTGTGA